In a genomic window of Nodularia sp. LEGE 06071:
- a CDS encoding S-layer homology domain-containing protein, translated as MSSLSRLSALTASLVTLGLAAVTSPVLAQNIFPDVPPDYWAQPFIERLAERNIIVGYPDGTFRPEQAVNRDEFAAMIRQAFDQKPVRQIEDASSFQDVPEGYWASEAIEEAYQQGFMSSYPGGFFRPNQPVSRVDALVTLTRGLNLAPKTRRAVRRPIYLPLAMTSLMQPLVAAAPQPTTPVAALAKDYYTDAQQIPPYAINYVGIATQKNMVVNYPNPRELEPNEPLRRATAAAFIHQTLVAQERIEPLPSNVEAYNYIVRPEVSQAAR; from the coding sequence ATGTCTAGCTTATCTCGTTTGTCTGCATTGACTGCCTCTTTGGTAACTCTAGGGCTAGCCGCTGTAACTTCTCCAGTTTTAGCACAGAATATTTTTCCTGATGTTCCCCCTGATTATTGGGCGCAACCATTTATTGAGCGTTTAGCTGAACGAAATATTATTGTAGGATATCCAGACGGCACATTTCGACCCGAACAGGCTGTAAATCGTGATGAATTCGCAGCCATGATTCGTCAAGCTTTTGATCAAAAGCCAGTACGGCAAATCGAAGATGCAAGCTCTTTTCAAGATGTTCCTGAAGGATATTGGGCATCTGAGGCCATTGAAGAAGCTTATCAACAAGGATTTATGAGCAGTTATCCTGGTGGTTTCTTTCGCCCAAATCAGCCAGTTTCTAGGGTAGATGCCTTAGTTACCCTGACTAGAGGCTTGAATTTAGCACCAAAAACTCGTCGAGCTGTGAGAAGGCCTATATATTTGCCATTAGCAATGACTTCTTTAATGCAGCCTTTAGTAGCAGCAGCACCTCAGCCAACTACGCCTGTAGCAGCACTGGCAAAAGATTATTATACTGATGCCCAACAAATTCCTCCGTATGCTATTAATTACGTAGGCATAGCAACACAAAAAAATATGGTGGTTAATTATCCGAATCCCAGAGAGCTAGAACCTAACGAACCTCTAAGACGTGCAACTGCGGCTGCTTTTATCCATCAAACTTTGGTTGCTCAGGAGAGAATTGAACCTCTGCCTAGTAATGTAGAAGCTTATAACTATATTGTTCGCCCGGAAGTTAGCCAAGCTGCACGATAA
- the aspS gene encoding aspartate--tRNA ligase: MRTHYCGELRKKDIGETVTLYGWVDRRRDHGGVIFLDLRDRSGILQIVSDPQRTPDSYEQANSLRNEYVVEIIGRVTHRPDESLNPRLPTGEVEIYADKITLLNGVSKQLPFQVSTADTETVREDLRLKYRYLDLRRERMAQNMQLRHQVVKAMRRFLEDLEGFIEIETPILTRSTPEGARDYILPSRANPGEWFALPQSPQLFKQILMVSGMDRYYQIARCFRDEDLRADRQPEFTQLDMEMSFMSQEEIIALNEKLVAHIFKTVKGIELNLPFPRLTYADAMSRYGSDKPDTRYDLELVDVSDVLKDSGFKVFRDAIAHGGIVKILPIPNGNDVISNVRIKPGGDLFKEASEAGAKGLAYIRVRENGEIDTIGAIKDNLSEAQKQEILQRTGAKAGHLLLFAAADTVKVNKTLDRLRQVVAKEFKLINPEKTNLLWITDFPMFEWNADEKRLEALHHPFTAPHPEDVSDLKTARAQAYDLVLNGLEIGGGSLRIYQGDIQQQVFEAIGLSPEEAQDKFGFLLEAFEYGTPPHGGIAYGLDRLVMLLAGEESIRDVIAFPKTQQARCLLTDAPSGVDAKQLKDLHVASTYKPKS, from the coding sequence ATGCGAACTCACTATTGCGGCGAACTCCGAAAAAAAGATATTGGAGAAACTGTTACCTTATACGGTTGGGTAGACCGTCGCCGCGATCATGGGGGCGTGATATTCTTAGATTTGCGCGATCGCTCTGGCATTCTCCAAATTGTCAGTGATCCGCAACGCACCCCAGATTCCTACGAACAGGCCAACAGCCTGCGGAATGAATACGTTGTCGAAATCATCGGTAGGGTAACGCACCGTCCCGACGAATCTTTGAATCCCCGCCTCCCTACTGGCGAAGTTGAAATCTACGCCGACAAAATTACACTGCTTAACGGCGTTAGTAAACAATTACCATTCCAAGTTTCCACAGCTGACACCGAAACTGTGCGGGAAGACTTGCGGCTGAAGTATCGTTATTTAGATTTGCGAAGAGAACGCATGGCGCAGAATATGCAATTGCGTCATCAAGTCGTCAAAGCCATGCGTCGTTTCTTAGAAGACCTCGAAGGTTTTATCGAAATTGAAACCCCCATTCTTACCCGTTCCACCCCAGAAGGTGCGAGGGATTACATTTTACCCAGTCGGGCGAATCCTGGCGAGTGGTTTGCTTTGCCGCAATCACCCCAGCTATTCAAACAGATACTCATGGTATCGGGTATGGATCGATATTATCAGATTGCCCGTTGCTTCCGTGACGAAGATTTACGCGCCGACAGACAACCAGAATTTACTCAATTGGACATGGAAATGAGTTTCATGTCCCAAGAAGAAATTATTGCCCTGAATGAGAAGTTAGTGGCTCATATCTTCAAAACAGTTAAAGGTATCGAGTTAAACTTACCATTTCCCCGTCTGACCTACGCCGATGCGATGTCACGCTATGGTAGCGATAAACCAGATACCCGCTATGACTTAGAATTAGTCGATGTTTCCGATGTTTTAAAAGACTCTGGGTTTAAAGTTTTTCGGGATGCGATCGCTCATGGTGGTATCGTCAAAATTCTACCCATTCCTAACGGTAACGATGTTATTTCCAATGTCCGCATTAAACCAGGCGGTGACTTATTCAAGGAAGCCAGCGAAGCCGGTGCAAAAGGTTTAGCGTACATCCGCGTGCGAGAAAATGGTGAAATTGACACCATTGGCGCAATTAAAGACAACCTCAGCGAAGCCCAAAAACAGGAAATTTTGCAACGCACAGGTGCAAAAGCCGGTCATTTGTTATTATTTGCGGCTGCTGACACGGTTAAAGTTAATAAAACTTTAGACAGATTGCGGCAAGTTGTAGCGAAGGAATTTAAGTTAATTAATCCCGAAAAAACTAACTTACTCTGGATTACAGATTTCCCCATGTTTGAGTGGAATGCTGACGAAAAACGCCTAGAAGCACTGCACCACCCCTTTACTGCACCCCATCCTGAAGATGTGAGTGATTTAAAAACCGCACGCGCCCAAGCTTACGATTTGGTGTTAAACGGTTTAGAAATTGGTGGCGGAAGTCTGCGGATTTATCAAGGAGATATTCAACAGCAGGTGTTTGAAGCCATTGGTTTGTCTCCGGAAGAAGCACAGGATAAATTTGGCTTTCTCTTGGAGGCGTTTGAATATGGTACACCGCCACATGGTGGCATTGCCTATGGTTTAGACCGTTTGGTAATGTTGCTAGCTGGGGAAGAATCCATTCGGGATGTCATTGCTTTTCCCAAGACACAACAAGCCCGTTGTTTACTCACAGATGCGCCTTCAGGGGTAGATGCCAAACAGCTGAAAGACTTACACGTTGCTTCGACTTACAAGCCTAAATCTTAA